In Synechococcales cyanobacterium T60_A2020_003, the genomic stretch TAGCTGGGCTACCGAAGAGTTGAGGTGTGATGGTGTCAGATTGATTGGTTATTTGATTTACGGCCATTTTTAATTCTCCTTGAGTGAGAAACGAATCACTTCTAATGGGTTCTCAAGGAGAGGCAGGTCATTTTATTCGATATTTGCAAAACTTTACAATTCGGTCGATAGCACTATTTTGGAACTACCGCAAAGCAGGATTTACCAGAGGTTGAGCGATCGCAACAATTTCACCTGATCCGCGACCGGAACCAACGAATGCGCCGCAATCATGCCGCTTGCCGCGACCGCAGGCAGCCCAATTCCTGGAAACGTTGAATCTCCGCAGCAGAGGAGTCCCTTTAAGGGTGTTTTTGCGCCTGGAAAGAGTCCCTGTCCCGCTTGAATGGCAGGGCCATAGGAACCTCGGTGGCGACAGAGAAAGCGTTCGTGGGTCAACGGTGTACCTACCAGTGCCAGTTCGCAGCGATCGCCAATATCTGGAATTACACGACGTAGAGCCGCCCACATTGGGCGCGATCGCTCCTCTTTCAGAGCATTATAGGTATCACTTTGGCGCGACAATCCAGCCCAAGGCTGGTAGGGTTCGTTTCCAGGTGTGTAGACATGGATGGCGTGTTTGCCCGAAGGTGCTAAGGCTGGATCTAACACCGAGGGAATGGAGATCAGCACAACATTTTGCGGTGCAGAGATCCCCCGTTCCCAGTCATTCACGACAATCGCATGACAGGCTAAATCGGGAGAGAGTCCTTCGGCTGAAATCCCAAGATGTAAATGCATAAAGCTATCGCAGGGTGGAGTAGATTGTCGTTGAGTCCGAAATGAGGTCGGCAATGCTCCCTCTGGTATGAGGGGTAATGTGTCCCACACGGATGCATTAGAAATGACCGCTTGTCGTGCGCGCATCTCCTCACCGTTGCGTAACCGAACGCCAATAGCACGGTTCTCTTCCACTAGAATCTGTTCTACGTGCGATCGCAGTTTTAATGTCCCACCGTGGGTTTCCAAGCCACGCACCAGCGCCTCCACCAACGCCCCACTGCCTCCGATGGGATACTCCAGCGCCACGCCGGGACGATACCATTCCGCAAACATAAAGGCAACCTC encodes the following:
- a CDS encoding NAD(P)/FAD-dependent oxidoreductase, which produces MVADADIVIIGSGIGGLCCGALLARYGLNVIVCESHSIPGGAAHSFERNGYRFDSGPSLYSGLSHPSANPLRHVLDAIAADIDWALYDTWRCCLPEGDFDTAVGANQFCEVLETVRGSSAVQEWRRLQQVMRPLKDAAIAIPSAAVRLDGGALTTVGHYLPALLPHTFNAFKLAGPFSTIMNGVVHDPFIRNWLDLLCFLLSGLSASGTSAAEVAFMFAEWYRPGVALEYPIGGSGALVEALVRGLETHGGTLKLRSHVEQILVEENRAIGVRLRNGEEMRARQAVISNASVWDTLPLIPEGALPTSFRTQRQSTPPCDSFMHLHLGISAEGLSPDLACHAIVVNDWERGISAPQNVVLISIPSVLDPALAPSGKHAIHVYTPGNEPYQPWAGLSRQSDTYNALKEERSRPMWAALRRVIPDIGDRCELALVGTPLTHERFLCRHRGSYGPAIQAGQGLFPGAKTPLKGLLCCGDSTFPGIGLPAVAASGMIAAHSLVPVADQVKLLRSLNLW